In Vigna unguiculata cultivar IT97K-499-35 chromosome 3, ASM411807v1, whole genome shotgun sequence, a single genomic region encodes these proteins:
- the LOC114176635 gene encoding late embryogenesis abundant protein D-29-like — translation MASRVVFVLVMAVVLLAMNCNCTSVGHMPSTKEEGRDFEEAKAKTSQTANKAMDTGKEGKEAAESWTEWAKEKLTEGFGFKYDQEPKESTTKKVSDYATDTAQKSKEYAGDTAQKSKDCAGDAAQKSKDYACDTAQKTKDYVVDAAQKTKDSATDAAQKTKDYAAEKTKEYASDAGDAAKRTKDYAAEKTKEYASDAGDAAKKTKDYGAQKASDGAQKTKEYASDAAKKTKDYISGTAQNAGQNIKDYASDAAHKSREASDYASDTAQKTKDQVINDAAQRSKEASEYASDAAQRTKDYSSDTAQKTNEYASDAAQRTKEKLQDFASEAGHYSAEKAREMKDAAAQKASDIAKAAKKKSEEVKENIRDAEL, via the exons ATGGCTTCCAGGGTGGTTTTTGTTTTGGTGATGGCGGTGGTGTTGCTTGCCATGAACTGTAACTGCACCAGTGTTGGCCACATGCCATCAACCAAAGAGGAAGGTCGTGATTTTGAGGAGGCTAAAGCCAAGACCTCACAAACAGCCAACAAGGCCATGGACACTGGTAAAGAGGGGAAAGAAGCTGCAGAGTCATGGACAGAATGGGCTAAAGAGAAACTCACTGAGGGATTTGGCTTCAAATATGATCAAGAGCCCAAAGAATCCACCACGAAGAAAGTCTCTGACTATGCTACCGACACTGCACAGAAATCAAAGGAATATGCTGGTGACACTGCACAGAAATCAAAGGACTGTGCTGGTGATGCTGCTCAGAAATCTAAGGATTATGCTTGTGATACTGCTCAGAAGACCAAGGACTATGTTGTTGATGCTGCTCAGAAGACCAAGGATTCTGCCACTGATGCTGCACAGAAGACTAAAGATTATGCTGCTGAAAAAACCAAGGAATATGCCAGTGACGCTGGCGATGCTGCTAAGAGAACAAAAGATTATGCTGCTGAAAAAACCAAGGAATATGCCAGTGACGCTGGCGATGCTGCAAAGAAAACCAAAGATTATGGTGCTCAAAAGGCCAGTGATGGAGCACAGAAGACCAAGGAGTATGCCAGTGATGCTGCCAAGAAGACCAAGGACTATATCAGTGGTACTGCTCAAAATGCAGGGCAGAATATCAAAGATTATGCAAGTGATGCTGCTCACAAGAGCAGAGAAGCTTCTGATTATGCCAGTGACACGGCTCAGAAGACTAAAGACCAAGTTATTAATGATGCTGCTCAGAGAAGCAAAGAGGCATCTGAATATGCCAGTGATGCGGCTCAGAGAACCAAAGACTATTCCAGTGACACGGCTCAGAAGACCAATGAATACGCCAGTGATGCTGCTCAGAGAACCAAAGAGAAACTCCAAGACTTTGCTTCTG AGGCTGGTCATTACAGTGCTGAGAAGGCCAGAGAAATGAAGGATGCAGCAGCACAGAAGGCTAGTGACATAGCAAAAGCTGCCAAGAAAAAATCAGAAGAAGTGAAAGAGAATATAAGGGATGCTGAGCTTTGA